From Macaca mulatta isolate MMU2019108-1 chromosome 1, T2T-MMU8v2.0, whole genome shotgun sequence, the proteins below share one genomic window:
- the TTC24 gene encoding tetratricopeptide repeat protein 24 isoform X3 codes for MSSPNPEDVPQRPEPEPSSSNKTKKKRKWLRQEASIQALTRAGHGALQAGRNHEALNNFQRAFLLASKTPQTGDTLVLRACAFNLGAAYVETGDPARGLELLLQAHPEEKAQGRRHGDQCFNVALAYHALGELPQALAWYHRALGHYQPQGDQGEAWAKMGACYQALGQPELAAHCLQEASRAYVQERQLQAAALALGAAAGCMLKSGRHRVGEVVQVLEKSRRLAERSTERGLLGHLYNDLGLGYCQLRLFPLAVEAFLQALPLCWVPGEQATVLRNLGMAHNALGNYQEAQEFHQKAADLHGSVGQRWEQGRSFGSLAFALSQLGDHKAARDNYLHALQAARDSGDMKGQWQACEGLGAAAARLGQYDQALKYYKEALAQCQEPDSVRERLVAKLADTVRTHLAQTSAPGRLQAPGGASQVEGTPAKAGSSAAGAQHRSSSGWEDEEFEEGHQEKKEERSANVPMRPGPGRLELCFLPGTVNHSHHLASGCPMFTKHSPCRGTVLGKASVYSPGPRAHFPFVGRGPPRAEYPSILVLNGPQVNRSSKWPRESLSRSCQRRPMESGICTIV; via the exons ATGTCTTCCCCCAACCCTGAGGATGTGCCCCAGAGGCCAGAGCCTGAGCCTTCAAGCTCCaataagacaaagaagaaaagaaagtggctGCGGCAAGAAGCCAGCATCCAAGCCCTCACCAGGGCTGGCCACGGGGCCCTTCAGGCTGGCCGGAACCATGAAGCCTTGAACAACTTCCAGAGGGCCTTCCTTCTGGCCTCCAAGACCCCACAAACCGGGGACACCCTGGTGCTCCGGGCCTGCGCCTTCAACCTGGGGGCTGCCTATGTGGAGACTGGGGACCCAGCCAGAGGCCTTGAGCTGCTCCTGCAAGCCCACCCTGAAGAGAAGGCACAGGGCAGGCGTCATGGAGACCAGTGTTTCAATGTGGCTTTGGCCTACCATGCCCTTGGCGAGCTGCCTCAAGCTTTGGCCTGGTACCACAGGGCCCTGGGCCACTACCAGCCACAGGGTGACCAGGGAGAAGCCTGGGCAAAAATGGGAGCCTGCTACCAGGCTCTGGGACAGCCTGAGCTAGCAGCCCACTGCCTGCAGGAAGCAAGCCGGGCCTATGTCCAAGAGAGGCAGCTGCAGGCCGCAGCCCTGGCACTGGGGGCTGCGGCAGGATGTATGCTGAAGAGTGGGCGGCATCGGGTAGGGGAAGTTGTACAGGTGCTGGAGAAAAGCCGGAGGCTTGCCGAGAGGAGCACTGAGAGGGGGCTGCTGG GGCACCTCTATAATGATCTAGGCCTGGGCTACTGCCAGCTCCGGCTGTTTCCACTGGCTGTGGAGGCCTTCCTGCAGGCCCTTCCTCTGTGCTGGGTGCCAGGAGAGCAGGCCACAGTGCTAAGAAACCTCGGGATGGCCCACAACGCCCTTGGCAACTATCAGGAAGCTCAGGAGTTTCACCAGAAGGCTGCTGACCTGCACG GCTCTGTGGGGCAGCGGTGGGAGCAGGGCCGGAGCTTTGGCAGCCTGGCCTTTGCATTGAGCCAGCTGGGGGACCACAAGGCTGCCAGAGACAACTACCTGCATGCCCTGCAGGCTGCCCGCGACTCTG GGGACATGAAGGGACAGTGGCAGGCCTGTGAGGGTCTGGGGGCtgctgcagccaggctggggcAGTATGACCAGGCCTTGAAGTACTATAAGGAAGCACTGGCCCAGTGTCAG GAGCCAGATTCTGTGCGAGAACGGCTGGTGGCGAAGCTGGCAGACACCGTGAGGACGCACTTGGCCCAG ACCTCGGCTCCGGGAAGACTCCAGGCTCCAGGTGGGGCCAGCCAGGTGGAGGGGACCCCAGCAAAGGCAGGAAGCAGTGCAGCAGGTGCCCAGCACAG ATCTTCCAGTGGGTGGGAAGATGAAGAGTTTGAGGAGGGCCACcaggagaaaaaagaggagaggtCGGCAAACGTTCCCATGAGGCCTGGGCCGGGGAGACTGGAGC TGTGTTTCCTTCCAGGCACAGTGAATCATTCCCACCATCTAGCTTCTGGTTGCCCCATGTTTACCAAGCACTCGCCCTGCAGAGGGACAGTCCTCGGCAAAGCCTCCGTGTATA GTCCAGGACCCAGGGCCCATTTTCCATTTGTAGGTCGAGGCCCTCCCAGAGCGGAGTACCCTAGCATCCTGGTACTCAATGGCCCTCAAGTCAATAG GTCATCCAAGTGGCCCAGGGAAAGCCTCAGCAGGAGCTGCCAGAGGAGACCCATGGAGTCAGGCATCTGCACTATCGTGTGA
- the TTC24 gene encoding tetratricopeptide repeat protein 24 isoform X4 encodes MSSPNPEDVPQRPEPEPSSSNKTKKKRKWLRQEASIQALTRAGHGALQAGRNHEALNNFQRAFLLASKTPQTGDTLVLRACAFNLGAAYVETGDPARGLELLLQAHPEEKAQGRRHGDQCFNVALAYHALGELPQALAWYHRALGHYQPQGDQGEAWAKMGACYQALGQPELAAHCLQEASRAYVQERQLQAAALALGAAAGCMLKSGRHRVGEVVQVLEKSRRLAERSTERGLLGHLYNDLGLGYCQLRLFPLAVEAFLQALPLCWVPGEQATVLRNLGMAHNALGNYQEAQEFHQKAADLHGSVGQRWEQGRSFGSLAFALSQLGDHKAARDNYLHALQAARDSEGARFCARTAGGEAGRHREDALGPGGAGHTLTSAPGRLQAPGGASQVEGTPAKAGSSAAGAQHRSSSGWEDEEFEEGHQEKKEERSANVPMRPGPGRLELCFLPGTVNHSHHLASGCPMFTKHSPCRGTVLGKASVYSPGPRAHFPFVGRGPPRAEYPSILVLNGPQVNRSSKWPRESLSRSCQRRPMESGICTIV; translated from the exons ATGTCTTCCCCCAACCCTGAGGATGTGCCCCAGAGGCCAGAGCCTGAGCCTTCAAGCTCCaataagacaaagaagaaaagaaagtggctGCGGCAAGAAGCCAGCATCCAAGCCCTCACCAGGGCTGGCCACGGGGCCCTTCAGGCTGGCCGGAACCATGAAGCCTTGAACAACTTCCAGAGGGCCTTCCTTCTGGCCTCCAAGACCCCACAAACCGGGGACACCCTGGTGCTCCGGGCCTGCGCCTTCAACCTGGGGGCTGCCTATGTGGAGACTGGGGACCCAGCCAGAGGCCTTGAGCTGCTCCTGCAAGCCCACCCTGAAGAGAAGGCACAGGGCAGGCGTCATGGAGACCAGTGTTTCAATGTGGCTTTGGCCTACCATGCCCTTGGCGAGCTGCCTCAAGCTTTGGCCTGGTACCACAGGGCCCTGGGCCACTACCAGCCACAGGGTGACCAGGGAGAAGCCTGGGCAAAAATGGGAGCCTGCTACCAGGCTCTGGGACAGCCTGAGCTAGCAGCCCACTGCCTGCAGGAAGCAAGCCGGGCCTATGTCCAAGAGAGGCAGCTGCAGGCCGCAGCCCTGGCACTGGGGGCTGCGGCAGGATGTATGCTGAAGAGTGGGCGGCATCGGGTAGGGGAAGTTGTACAGGTGCTGGAGAAAAGCCGGAGGCTTGCCGAGAGGAGCACTGAGAGGGGGCTGCTGG GGCACCTCTATAATGATCTAGGCCTGGGCTACTGCCAGCTCCGGCTGTTTCCACTGGCTGTGGAGGCCTTCCTGCAGGCCCTTCCTCTGTGCTGGGTGCCAGGAGAGCAGGCCACAGTGCTAAGAAACCTCGGGATGGCCCACAACGCCCTTGGCAACTATCAGGAAGCTCAGGAGTTTCACCAGAAGGCTGCTGACCTGCACG GCTCTGTGGGGCAGCGGTGGGAGCAGGGCCGGAGCTTTGGCAGCCTGGCCTTTGCATTGAGCCAGCTGGGGGACCACAAGGCTGCCAGAGACAACTACCTGCATGCCCTGCAGGCTGCCCGCGACTCTG AAGGAGCCAGATTCTGTGCGAGAACGGCTGGTGGCGAAGCTGGCAGACACCGTGAGGACGCACTTGGCCCAGGTGGGGCTGGTCACACCCTG ACCTCGGCTCCGGGAAGACTCCAGGCTCCAGGTGGGGCCAGCCAGGTGGAGGGGACCCCAGCAAAGGCAGGAAGCAGTGCAGCAGGTGCCCAGCACAG ATCTTCCAGTGGGTGGGAAGATGAAGAGTTTGAGGAGGGCCACcaggagaaaaaagaggagaggtCGGCAAACGTTCCCATGAGGCCTGGGCCGGGGAGACTGGAGC TGTGTTTCCTTCCAGGCACAGTGAATCATTCCCACCATCTAGCTTCTGGTTGCCCCATGTTTACCAAGCACTCGCCCTGCAGAGGGACAGTCCTCGGCAAAGCCTCCGTGTATA GTCCAGGACCCAGGGCCCATTTTCCATTTGTAGGTCGAGGCCCTCCCAGAGCGGAGTACCCTAGCATCCTGGTACTCAATGGCCCTCAAGTCAATAG GTCATCCAAGTGGCCCAGGGAAAGCCTCAGCAGGAGCTGCCAGAGGAGACCCATGGAGTCAGGCATCTGCACTATCGTGTGA
- the TTC24 gene encoding tetratricopeptide repeat protein 24 isoform X5: MSSPNPEDVPQRPEPEPSSSNKTKKKRKWLRQEASIQALTRAGHGALQAGRNHEALNNFQRAFLLASKTPQTGDTLVLRACAFNLGAAYVETGDPARGLELLLQAHPEEKAQGRRHGDQCFNVALAYHALGELPQALAWYHRALGHYQPQGDQGEAWAKMGACYQALGQPELAAHCLQEASRAYVQERQLQAAALALGAAAGCMLKSGRHRVGEVVQVLEKSRRLAERSTERGLLGHLYNDLGLGYCQLRLFPLAVEAFLQALPLCWVPGEQATVLRNLGMAHNALGNYQEAQEFHQKAADLHGSVGQRWEQGRSFGSLAFALSQLGDHKAARDNYLHALQAARDSGDMKGQWQACEGLGAAAARLGQYDQALKYYKEALAQCQKEPDSVRERLVAKLADTVRTHLAQTSAPGRLQAPGGASQVEGTPAKAGSSAAGAQHRSSSGWEDEEFEEGHQEKKEERSANVPMRPGPGRLERPGPRAHFPFVGRGPPRAEYPSILVLNGPQVNRSSKWPRESLSRSCQRRPMESGICTIV, translated from the exons ATGTCTTCCCCCAACCCTGAGGATGTGCCCCAGAGGCCAGAGCCTGAGCCTTCAAGCTCCaataagacaaagaagaaaagaaagtggctGCGGCAAGAAGCCAGCATCCAAGCCCTCACCAGGGCTGGCCACGGGGCCCTTCAGGCTGGCCGGAACCATGAAGCCTTGAACAACTTCCAGAGGGCCTTCCTTCTGGCCTCCAAGACCCCACAAACCGGGGACACCCTGGTGCTCCGGGCCTGCGCCTTCAACCTGGGGGCTGCCTATGTGGAGACTGGGGACCCAGCCAGAGGCCTTGAGCTGCTCCTGCAAGCCCACCCTGAAGAGAAGGCACAGGGCAGGCGTCATGGAGACCAGTGTTTCAATGTGGCTTTGGCCTACCATGCCCTTGGCGAGCTGCCTCAAGCTTTGGCCTGGTACCACAGGGCCCTGGGCCACTACCAGCCACAGGGTGACCAGGGAGAAGCCTGGGCAAAAATGGGAGCCTGCTACCAGGCTCTGGGACAGCCTGAGCTAGCAGCCCACTGCCTGCAGGAAGCAAGCCGGGCCTATGTCCAAGAGAGGCAGCTGCAGGCCGCAGCCCTGGCACTGGGGGCTGCGGCAGGATGTATGCTGAAGAGTGGGCGGCATCGGGTAGGGGAAGTTGTACAGGTGCTGGAGAAAAGCCGGAGGCTTGCCGAGAGGAGCACTGAGAGGGGGCTGCTGG GGCACCTCTATAATGATCTAGGCCTGGGCTACTGCCAGCTCCGGCTGTTTCCACTGGCTGTGGAGGCCTTCCTGCAGGCCCTTCCTCTGTGCTGGGTGCCAGGAGAGCAGGCCACAGTGCTAAGAAACCTCGGGATGGCCCACAACGCCCTTGGCAACTATCAGGAAGCTCAGGAGTTTCACCAGAAGGCTGCTGACCTGCACG GCTCTGTGGGGCAGCGGTGGGAGCAGGGCCGGAGCTTTGGCAGCCTGGCCTTTGCATTGAGCCAGCTGGGGGACCACAAGGCTGCCAGAGACAACTACCTGCATGCCCTGCAGGCTGCCCGCGACTCTG GGGACATGAAGGGACAGTGGCAGGCCTGTGAGGGTCTGGGGGCtgctgcagccaggctggggcAGTATGACCAGGCCTTGAAGTACTATAAGGAAGCACTGGCCCAGTGTCAG AAGGAGCCAGATTCTGTGCGAGAACGGCTGGTGGCGAAGCTGGCAGACACCGTGAGGACGCACTTGGCCCAG ACCTCGGCTCCGGGAAGACTCCAGGCTCCAGGTGGGGCCAGCCAGGTGGAGGGGACCCCAGCAAAGGCAGGAAGCAGTGCAGCAGGTGCCCAGCACAG ATCTTCCAGTGGGTGGGAAGATGAAGAGTTTGAGGAGGGCCACcaggagaaaaaagaggagaggtCGGCAAACGTTCCCATGAGGCCTGGGCCGGGGAGACTGGAGC GTCCAGGACCCAGGGCCCATTTTCCATTTGTAGGTCGAGGCCCTCCCAGAGCGGAGTACCCTAGCATCCTGGTACTCAATGGCCCTCAAGTCAATAG GTCATCCAAGTGGCCCAGGGAAAGCCTCAGCAGGAGCTGCCAGAGGAGACCCATGGAGTCAGGCATCTGCACTATCGTGTGA
- the TTC24 gene encoding tetratricopeptide repeat protein 24 isoform X2, giving the protein MSSPNPEDVPQRPEPEPSSSNKTKKKRKWLRQEASIQALTRAGHGALQAGRNHEALNNFQRAFLLASKTPQTGDTLVLRACAFNLGAAYVETGDPARGLELLLQAHPEEKAQGRRHGDQCFNVALAYHALGELPQALAWYHRALGHYQPQGDQGEAWAKMGACYQALGQPELAAHCLQEASRAYVQERQLQAAALALGAAAGCMLKSGRHRVGEVVQVLEKSRRLAERSTERGLLGHLYNDLGLGYCQLRLFPLAVEAFLQALPLCWVPGEQATVLRNLGMAHNALGNYQEAQEFHQKAADLHGSVGQRWEQGRSFGSLAFALSQLGDHKAARDNYLHALQAARDSGDMKGQWQACEGLGAAAARLGQYDQALKYYKEALAQCQKEPDSVRERLVAKLADTVRTHLAQTSAPGRLQAPGGASQVEGTPAKAGSSAAGAQHRSSSGWEDEEFEEGHQEKKEERSANVPMRPGPGRLELCFLPGTVNHSHHLASGCPMFTKHSPCRGTVLGKASVYSPGPRAHFPFVGRGPPRAEYPSILVLNGPQVNRSSKWPRESLSRSCQRRPMESGICTIV; this is encoded by the exons ATGTCTTCCCCCAACCCTGAGGATGTGCCCCAGAGGCCAGAGCCTGAGCCTTCAAGCTCCaataagacaaagaagaaaagaaagtggctGCGGCAAGAAGCCAGCATCCAAGCCCTCACCAGGGCTGGCCACGGGGCCCTTCAGGCTGGCCGGAACCATGAAGCCTTGAACAACTTCCAGAGGGCCTTCCTTCTGGCCTCCAAGACCCCACAAACCGGGGACACCCTGGTGCTCCGGGCCTGCGCCTTCAACCTGGGGGCTGCCTATGTGGAGACTGGGGACCCAGCCAGAGGCCTTGAGCTGCTCCTGCAAGCCCACCCTGAAGAGAAGGCACAGGGCAGGCGTCATGGAGACCAGTGTTTCAATGTGGCTTTGGCCTACCATGCCCTTGGCGAGCTGCCTCAAGCTTTGGCCTGGTACCACAGGGCCCTGGGCCACTACCAGCCACAGGGTGACCAGGGAGAAGCCTGGGCAAAAATGGGAGCCTGCTACCAGGCTCTGGGACAGCCTGAGCTAGCAGCCCACTGCCTGCAGGAAGCAAGCCGGGCCTATGTCCAAGAGAGGCAGCTGCAGGCCGCAGCCCTGGCACTGGGGGCTGCGGCAGGATGTATGCTGAAGAGTGGGCGGCATCGGGTAGGGGAAGTTGTACAGGTGCTGGAGAAAAGCCGGAGGCTTGCCGAGAGGAGCACTGAGAGGGGGCTGCTGG GGCACCTCTATAATGATCTAGGCCTGGGCTACTGCCAGCTCCGGCTGTTTCCACTGGCTGTGGAGGCCTTCCTGCAGGCCCTTCCTCTGTGCTGGGTGCCAGGAGAGCAGGCCACAGTGCTAAGAAACCTCGGGATGGCCCACAACGCCCTTGGCAACTATCAGGAAGCTCAGGAGTTTCACCAGAAGGCTGCTGACCTGCACG GCTCTGTGGGGCAGCGGTGGGAGCAGGGCCGGAGCTTTGGCAGCCTGGCCTTTGCATTGAGCCAGCTGGGGGACCACAAGGCTGCCAGAGACAACTACCTGCATGCCCTGCAGGCTGCCCGCGACTCTG GGGACATGAAGGGACAGTGGCAGGCCTGTGAGGGTCTGGGGGCtgctgcagccaggctggggcAGTATGACCAGGCCTTGAAGTACTATAAGGAAGCACTGGCCCAGTGTCAG AAGGAGCCAGATTCTGTGCGAGAACGGCTGGTGGCGAAGCTGGCAGACACCGTGAGGACGCACTTGGCCCAG ACCTCGGCTCCGGGAAGACTCCAGGCTCCAGGTGGGGCCAGCCAGGTGGAGGGGACCCCAGCAAAGGCAGGAAGCAGTGCAGCAGGTGCCCAGCACAG ATCTTCCAGTGGGTGGGAAGATGAAGAGTTTGAGGAGGGCCACcaggagaaaaaagaggagaggtCGGCAAACGTTCCCATGAGGCCTGGGCCGGGGAGACTGGAGC TGTGTTTCCTTCCAGGCACAGTGAATCATTCCCACCATCTAGCTTCTGGTTGCCCCATGTTTACCAAGCACTCGCCCTGCAGAGGGACAGTCCTCGGCAAAGCCTCCGTGTATA GTCCAGGACCCAGGGCCCATTTTCCATTTGTAGGTCGAGGCCCTCCCAGAGCGGAGTACCCTAGCATCCTGGTACTCAATGGCCCTCAAGTCAATAG GTCATCCAAGTGGCCCAGGGAAAGCCTCAGCAGGAGCTGCCAGAGGAGACCCATGGAGTCAGGCATCTGCACTATCGTGTGA
- the TTC24 gene encoding tetratricopeptide repeat protein 24 isoform X1: MSSPNPEDVPQRPEPEPSSSNKTKKKRKWLRQEASIQALTRAGHGALQAGRNHEALNNFQRAFLLASKTPQTGDTLVLRACAFNLGAAYVETGDPARGLELLLQAHPEEKAQGRRHGDQCFNVALAYHALGELPQALAWYHRALGHYQPQGDQGEAWAKMGACYQALGQPELAAHCLQEASRAYVQERQLQAAALALGAAAGCMLKSGRHRVGEVVQVLEKSRRLAERSTERGLLGHLYNDLGLGYCQLRLFPLAVEAFLQALPLCWVPGEQATVLRNLGMAHNALGNYQEAQEFHQKAADLHGSVGQRWEQGRSFGSLAFALSQLGDHKAARDNYLHALQAARDSGDMKGQWQACEGLGAAAARLGQYDQALKYYKEALAQCQKEPDSVRERLVAKLADTVRTHLAQVGLVTPCPSTPLRSQTSAPGRLQAPGGASQVEGTPAKAGSSAAGAQHRSSSGWEDEEFEEGHQEKKEERSANVPMRPGPGRLELCFLPGTVNHSHHLASGCPMFTKHSPCRGTVLGKASVYSPGPRAHFPFVGRGPPRAEYPSILVLNGPQVNRSSKWPRESLSRSCQRRPMESGICTIV; encoded by the exons ATGTCTTCCCCCAACCCTGAGGATGTGCCCCAGAGGCCAGAGCCTGAGCCTTCAAGCTCCaataagacaaagaagaaaagaaagtggctGCGGCAAGAAGCCAGCATCCAAGCCCTCACCAGGGCTGGCCACGGGGCCCTTCAGGCTGGCCGGAACCATGAAGCCTTGAACAACTTCCAGAGGGCCTTCCTTCTGGCCTCCAAGACCCCACAAACCGGGGACACCCTGGTGCTCCGGGCCTGCGCCTTCAACCTGGGGGCTGCCTATGTGGAGACTGGGGACCCAGCCAGAGGCCTTGAGCTGCTCCTGCAAGCCCACCCTGAAGAGAAGGCACAGGGCAGGCGTCATGGAGACCAGTGTTTCAATGTGGCTTTGGCCTACCATGCCCTTGGCGAGCTGCCTCAAGCTTTGGCCTGGTACCACAGGGCCCTGGGCCACTACCAGCCACAGGGTGACCAGGGAGAAGCCTGGGCAAAAATGGGAGCCTGCTACCAGGCTCTGGGACAGCCTGAGCTAGCAGCCCACTGCCTGCAGGAAGCAAGCCGGGCCTATGTCCAAGAGAGGCAGCTGCAGGCCGCAGCCCTGGCACTGGGGGCTGCGGCAGGATGTATGCTGAAGAGTGGGCGGCATCGGGTAGGGGAAGTTGTACAGGTGCTGGAGAAAAGCCGGAGGCTTGCCGAGAGGAGCACTGAGAGGGGGCTGCTGG GGCACCTCTATAATGATCTAGGCCTGGGCTACTGCCAGCTCCGGCTGTTTCCACTGGCTGTGGAGGCCTTCCTGCAGGCCCTTCCTCTGTGCTGGGTGCCAGGAGAGCAGGCCACAGTGCTAAGAAACCTCGGGATGGCCCACAACGCCCTTGGCAACTATCAGGAAGCTCAGGAGTTTCACCAGAAGGCTGCTGACCTGCACG GCTCTGTGGGGCAGCGGTGGGAGCAGGGCCGGAGCTTTGGCAGCCTGGCCTTTGCATTGAGCCAGCTGGGGGACCACAAGGCTGCCAGAGACAACTACCTGCATGCCCTGCAGGCTGCCCGCGACTCTG GGGACATGAAGGGACAGTGGCAGGCCTGTGAGGGTCTGGGGGCtgctgcagccaggctggggcAGTATGACCAGGCCTTGAAGTACTATAAGGAAGCACTGGCCCAGTGTCAG AAGGAGCCAGATTCTGTGCGAGAACGGCTGGTGGCGAAGCTGGCAGACACCGTGAGGACGCACTTGGCCCAGGTGGGGCTGGTCACACCCTG TCCCTCTACTCCCCTTCGTTCCCAGACCTCGGCTCCGGGAAGACTCCAGGCTCCAGGTGGGGCCAGCCAGGTGGAGGGGACCCCAGCAAAGGCAGGAAGCAGTGCAGCAGGTGCCCAGCACAG ATCTTCCAGTGGGTGGGAAGATGAAGAGTTTGAGGAGGGCCACcaggagaaaaaagaggagaggtCGGCAAACGTTCCCATGAGGCCTGGGCCGGGGAGACTGGAGC TGTGTTTCCTTCCAGGCACAGTGAATCATTCCCACCATCTAGCTTCTGGTTGCCCCATGTTTACCAAGCACTCGCCCTGCAGAGGGACAGTCCTCGGCAAAGCCTCCGTGTATA GTCCAGGACCCAGGGCCCATTTTCCATTTGTAGGTCGAGGCCCTCCCAGAGCGGAGTACCCTAGCATCCTGGTACTCAATGGCCCTCAAGTCAATAG GTCATCCAAGTGGCCCAGGGAAAGCCTCAGCAGGAGCTGCCAGAGGAGACCCATGGAGTCAGGCATCTGCACTATCGTGTGA
- the TTC24 gene encoding tetratricopeptide repeat protein 24 isoform X6, translating to MSSPNPEDVPQRPEPEPSSSNKTKKKRKWLRQEASIQALTRAGHGALQAGRNHEALNNFQRAFLLASKTPQTGDTLVLRACAFNLGAAYVETGDPARGLELLLQAHPEEKAQGRRHGDQCFNVALAYHALGELPQALAWYHRALGHYQPQGDQGEAWAKMGACYQALGQPELAAHCLQEASRAYVQERQLQAAALALGAAAGCMLKSGRHRVGEVVQVLEKSRRLAERSTERGLLGHLYNDLGLGYCQLRLFPLAVEAFLQALPLCWVPGEQATVLRNLGMAHNALGNYQEAQEFHQKAADLHGSVGQRWEQGRSFGSLAFALSQLGDHKAARDNYLHALQAARDSGDMKGQWQACEGLGAAAARLGQYDQALKYYKEALAQCQKEPDSVRERLVAKLADTVRTHLAQTSAPGRLQAPGGASQVEGTPAKAGSSAAGAQHRSSSGWEDEEFEEGHQEKKEERSANVPMRPGPGRLELCFLPGTVNHSHHLASGCPMFTKHSPCRGTVLGKASVYSEQCIP from the exons ATGTCTTCCCCCAACCCTGAGGATGTGCCCCAGAGGCCAGAGCCTGAGCCTTCAAGCTCCaataagacaaagaagaaaagaaagtggctGCGGCAAGAAGCCAGCATCCAAGCCCTCACCAGGGCTGGCCACGGGGCCCTTCAGGCTGGCCGGAACCATGAAGCCTTGAACAACTTCCAGAGGGCCTTCCTTCTGGCCTCCAAGACCCCACAAACCGGGGACACCCTGGTGCTCCGGGCCTGCGCCTTCAACCTGGGGGCTGCCTATGTGGAGACTGGGGACCCAGCCAGAGGCCTTGAGCTGCTCCTGCAAGCCCACCCTGAAGAGAAGGCACAGGGCAGGCGTCATGGAGACCAGTGTTTCAATGTGGCTTTGGCCTACCATGCCCTTGGCGAGCTGCCTCAAGCTTTGGCCTGGTACCACAGGGCCCTGGGCCACTACCAGCCACAGGGTGACCAGGGAGAAGCCTGGGCAAAAATGGGAGCCTGCTACCAGGCTCTGGGACAGCCTGAGCTAGCAGCCCACTGCCTGCAGGAAGCAAGCCGGGCCTATGTCCAAGAGAGGCAGCTGCAGGCCGCAGCCCTGGCACTGGGGGCTGCGGCAGGATGTATGCTGAAGAGTGGGCGGCATCGGGTAGGGGAAGTTGTACAGGTGCTGGAGAAAAGCCGGAGGCTTGCCGAGAGGAGCACTGAGAGGGGGCTGCTGG GGCACCTCTATAATGATCTAGGCCTGGGCTACTGCCAGCTCCGGCTGTTTCCACTGGCTGTGGAGGCCTTCCTGCAGGCCCTTCCTCTGTGCTGGGTGCCAGGAGAGCAGGCCACAGTGCTAAGAAACCTCGGGATGGCCCACAACGCCCTTGGCAACTATCAGGAAGCTCAGGAGTTTCACCAGAAGGCTGCTGACCTGCACG GCTCTGTGGGGCAGCGGTGGGAGCAGGGCCGGAGCTTTGGCAGCCTGGCCTTTGCATTGAGCCAGCTGGGGGACCACAAGGCTGCCAGAGACAACTACCTGCATGCCCTGCAGGCTGCCCGCGACTCTG GGGACATGAAGGGACAGTGGCAGGCCTGTGAGGGTCTGGGGGCtgctgcagccaggctggggcAGTATGACCAGGCCTTGAAGTACTATAAGGAAGCACTGGCCCAGTGTCAG AAGGAGCCAGATTCTGTGCGAGAACGGCTGGTGGCGAAGCTGGCAGACACCGTGAGGACGCACTTGGCCCAG ACCTCGGCTCCGGGAAGACTCCAGGCTCCAGGTGGGGCCAGCCAGGTGGAGGGGACCCCAGCAAAGGCAGGAAGCAGTGCAGCAGGTGCCCAGCACAG ATCTTCCAGTGGGTGGGAAGATGAAGAGTTTGAGGAGGGCCACcaggagaaaaaagaggagaggtCGGCAAACGTTCCCATGAGGCCTGGGCCGGGGAGACTGGAGC TGTGTTTCCTTCCAGGCACAGTGAATCATTCCCACCATCTAGCTTCTGGTTGCCCCATGTTTACCAAGCACTCGCCCTGCAGAGGGACAGTCCTCGGCAAAGCCTCCGTGTATAGTGAGCAGTGCATCCCCTGA